A segment of the Streptomyces sp. Tu 2975 genome:
GTCAACCCGATGATCGCGGAGGGCCAGGTCACCGGGGGAATCGCCCAGGGGATCGGCGGCGCGCTGTACGAGGAGATGGTCTACGGCCCCGACGGACAGCCACGCACGGGCACCTACATGGACTACCTCGTCCCCACCTCCAGCGAGATCCCCGACCTCGACATGGACGAGATCTTCACGCCCAGCCCCATGAACGACCTCGGCGTCAAGGGCCTCGGCGAAGGCGGCGCGATCGCACCGCAGGCCGTCCTCGCCAACGCCGTCGAGGACGCACTGCGGCCCTTCGGCGCGGTCGTCCGCCGCGGCCCGCTCTCGCCGAGCCGCGTCCGCGAGCTGATCCGCACCGCGGCCGCCCACGACTGACCGGACCACTGCGACGGCCGGTCCCCGGCCGTCGCCCCGCGGCCGGCCCCTCCCCACCCACCCTTCGCACACCCCGATCGGACCCCCATGCAACTCGACCACTCCTTCACCGTCCCCGCGTCCCCGGACGACGCCTGGAAGCTGTTCCACGACCTCGGCCGCGTCGCGCCCTGCATGCCGGGAGCCGTGCTCGACACCCTCGACGGCGACGCCTTCACCGGCCGGGTCAAGGTCAAGGTCGGCGCGGTGCAGATGAGTTACCGCGGCGCCGGCACGGTCACTCGTGACGAGCCCGCCCGATCGATGCTCCTGGATCTCAGCGGAAGCGAGACGCGCGGAGCGGGCACCGCGTCCGCCACGGTCACCGCGACGCTGGCCGCCGACCCTGCCGGGACCCGGGTGCGCGTCCGTACGGACCTCGACATCACAGGCCGTCCCGCGCAGTTCGGCCGCGGCATCATGACCGAGGTCGGCGATCGGATCGTCCAGCAGTTCGCCTCACGCCTCGAGGAGTTGCTGCGCGAAGCCGGGGCCCCCGGAGCGAGGAGCGGCACCGCTGCGTCCGGGACCGCCCGCAGTGCGGTCCCGGCGGAACCGGAGGCCGTCGACCTCGGCGCGGCCGCGCTGCCCGTACTGCTCCGGAAGGCCGCCGGGCCGGCGGCGGCAGCGCTCGTAGCGCTCGTGGTCCTGCGGATGGTGACCCGCCGCTTCCGGGCCTGACACGCCCCGTCCCGGTTCAGCGGCCGTGGCCTGCCCTGCCGGGCATCCCCTCGCCGGATCCGGCCGATCACCTCAGCGGTAAGATTCTCAGTGCCGTGACAAGCCGTACGGCTGTCCGGCGGAGCCGTACGAGGGGATGAGGATGGCTGCATCGAGGCCGGCGGACCGGGACGCCGTCGCGCAGGTGATCGAGGACTGGGCGAGGGAACGACCGGAGCTCGACACGAGCCCGCTGGAGGTCCTGGCCCGGCTGCACCGTTCCTTCCTGCGGTACAGCACCAGGCTCACCTCCTCGATAGAGAGGCACGGACTGTCAGTCGCCGGCTTCGACGTGCTGACCGCTCTGCGGCGGTCAGGGGCGCCGTACCGGCTGACGGCGGGCCAGCTCGCGGACACCGGGCTGGTGTCGTCGGCAGGAGTGACCCTGCGGATCGACCGCCTCGAGAAGGACGGCCTCATCGTGCGCGAGCGGGACGCGGACGACCGCCGGGTCGTCTACTCGCGGCTCACCGACAAGGGCCTGG
Coding sequences within it:
- a CDS encoding SRPBCC family protein is translated as MQLDHSFTVPASPDDAWKLFHDLGRVAPCMPGAVLDTLDGDAFTGRVKVKVGAVQMSYRGAGTVTRDEPARSMLLDLSGSETRGAGTASATVTATLAADPAGTRVRVRTDLDITGRPAQFGRGIMTEVGDRIVQQFASRLEELLREAGAPGARSGTAASGTARSAVPAEPEAVDLGAAALPVLLRKAAGPAAAALVALVVLRMVTRRFRA
- a CDS encoding MarR family transcriptional regulator translates to MAASRPADRDAVAQVIEDWARERPELDTSPLEVLARLHRSFLRYSTRLTSSIERHGLSVAGFDVLTALRRSGAPYRLTAGQLADTGLVSSAGVTLRIDRLEKDGLIVRERDADDRRVVYSRLTDKGLATVDTVFEEHLDNERRMLAGLSPSERRQVARLLRKLEGSILASDDETAAGAP